One genomic region from Natrinema caseinilyticum encodes:
- a CDS encoding HdeD family acid-resistance protein yields MADASVEHPTGIDPDQDWRVPAGGGVLLVVLGLLAILFPFVTGVSLSVLLGALLVVGGFAHVAHAFSVPGWTGSAVQLLLAVIYVVAGISLLANPVLGLSTLTLLVIAYLFVAGIVEIVAGLSMPSGANGLWMAVSGVIGILLAGLLWAGWPSTALWAVGTLFGINLLISGVALLSVGSAERRVVREESATAA; encoded by the coding sequence ATGGCAGACGCTTCGGTAGAACACCCGACTGGTATCGACCCTGATCAGGACTGGCGAGTCCCTGCCGGTGGCGGAGTCTTGCTGGTCGTCCTCGGGCTGCTCGCGATCCTGTTCCCGTTCGTCACCGGCGTATCGCTGTCGGTGCTCCTCGGTGCGCTGCTCGTCGTCGGCGGCTTCGCCCACGTGGCCCACGCGTTTTCCGTCCCCGGCTGGACCGGGAGCGCGGTACAGCTGTTACTCGCGGTGATTTACGTCGTCGCGGGGATCAGTTTGCTGGCGAATCCGGTACTCGGGTTGTCGACGCTGACGCTGCTCGTGATCGCGTACCTGTTCGTCGCTGGAATCGTCGAAATCGTCGCCGGGTTGAGTATGCCGAGCGGAGCCAACGGGCTCTGGATGGCCGTCAGCGGCGTGATCGGAATCCTCCTCGCGGGCTTGCTCTGGGCTGGCTGGCCGTCGACCGCGCTGTGGGCGGTCGGGACGTTGTTCGGCATCAACCTGCTCATCAGCGGCGTCGCGTTACTGTCCGTCGGGTCGGCCGAACGACGCGTCGTCAGGGAGGAATCGGCTACTGCGGCGTGA
- a CDS encoding DUF211 domain-containing protein: protein MAPPIRRLVLDVMKPHEPDILEFSRAVADSEGVDGANVALIETDRVVQNLKLTIEGGDIDATAVEEDIAGLGGTVHSIDEVVCGDRLIDQQDTPQDH from the coding sequence ATGGCACCTCCGATCCGTCGGCTCGTTCTCGACGTCATGAAACCGCACGAACCGGACATCCTCGAGTTTTCGAGGGCCGTCGCCGACAGCGAGGGCGTCGACGGCGCAAACGTCGCGCTGATCGAGACCGATCGGGTCGTCCAGAATCTCAAACTCACGATCGAAGGGGGCGACATCGATGCGACGGCCGTCGAGGAAGACATCGCCGGTCTCGGCGGGACGGTCCACTCGATCGACGAGGTCGTCTGCGGAGACCGACTGATCGACCAACAGGACACGCCACAGGACCACTGA
- a CDS encoding VIT1/CCC1 transporter family protein: MTSLRTLIADEDVRSISRRYFISNGFDGTLTSIGIVVGAYLSGVTDGFTVFTIGLGAAVGLGTSGVWSVWEIERAEKQAELLRIERAMLTDLQDTSLQQRREGARKVNAVASGIGPLIGIILPLLPFLAHDVLFSLLEATVVAVGIGVTVLFTFGAYLGSISKQNWIVAGIRMGLAGVVVAVLNLFLPG; this comes from the coding sequence GTGACCTCCCTTCGGACACTCATAGCGGACGAGGACGTCAGATCGATCTCGCGACGGTATTTCATCTCGAACGGGTTCGACGGCACGCTGACGAGCATCGGGATCGTCGTCGGGGCGTACCTGTCCGGTGTCACCGACGGATTCACGGTGTTCACCATCGGGCTGGGGGCGGCCGTCGGTCTCGGGACGTCGGGTGTCTGGAGCGTCTGGGAGATCGAACGGGCCGAGAAACAGGCGGAGTTGTTGCGGATCGAGCGTGCCATGCTGACCGACCTGCAGGACACGTCGCTGCAACAGCGACGGGAAGGCGCCCGAAAAGTGAACGCAGTCGCGAGCGGAATCGGACCGCTCATCGGGATTATATTGCCGTTGTTGCCGTTTCTCGCACACGACGTCCTCTTCTCGTTGCTCGAGGCGACCGTGGTCGCGGTCGGTATCGGCGTGACCGTGCTGTTCACCTTCGGCGCGTATCTCGGATCGATCTCGAAGCAAAACTGGATCGTCGCCGGTATCCGCATGGGGCTTGCGGGCGTCGTCGTCGCAGTCCTCAACCTGTTTCTGCCCGGGTGA
- a CDS encoding universal stress protein: protein MNAVCATDLSAASEATIESETCLECLDRIGIEEIDLVTVIPSNVHAGMPGIDFDGRRERSIDRYRRVIKAAGFDVETHVVRGTPYRRINGIAEAIGASLTVVGSRGTSPLENRIIGSTARNVARTTVTPLLVNRIERGAEEPDVVREHLFRRILYATDFSTNAERAFDAFSYLHHATREVTLVHVQTPPDPSTADERDPTERLAESADRLEERGIETRIDVRAGDPADEILAAEANSDPTTILLGSRGHSRLRRLLLGSVSEDVVARASGNVMLVPPSRVA, encoded by the coding sequence ATGAACGCGGTGTGTGCGACAGATCTGTCGGCGGCCAGTGAAGCGACGATCGAGAGTGAGACCTGTCTCGAGTGTCTGGATCGGATCGGTATCGAGGAGATCGATCTCGTGACGGTGATTCCGTCCAACGTCCACGCCGGGATGCCCGGCATCGACTTCGATGGAAGACGTGAGCGGTCCATCGATCGCTATCGTCGCGTCATCAAAGCGGCCGGCTTCGACGTCGAGACACACGTCGTCCGAGGAACCCCATACAGGCGTATCAACGGGATCGCCGAAGCGATCGGCGCGAGTCTGACCGTCGTCGGCTCCCGAGGGACGAGCCCGCTCGAGAACCGGATCATCGGATCGACCGCGCGCAACGTCGCACGAACGACGGTGACACCGCTTCTCGTCAATCGGATCGAACGCGGCGCCGAGGAACCCGATGTGGTCAGAGAACACCTGTTTCGACGGATATTGTACGCGACCGACTTCTCCACGAACGCGGAGCGCGCGTTCGACGCGTTTTCGTACCTGCACCACGCGACACGGGAGGTCACGCTGGTCCACGTCCAGACGCCACCGGATCCGTCTACCGCCGACGAGCGCGATCCCACCGAGCGGCTCGCGGAGTCAGCGGACCGCCTCGAGGAGCGGGGAATCGAGACCCGTATCGACGTTCGCGCGGGGGATCCGGCCGACGAGATCCTCGCCGCGGAGGCCAACTCCGACCCGACGACGATCCTCCTCGGGTCGCGGGGCCACAGCAGGCTCCGTCGACTGTTACTCGGCAGCGTTTCGGAGGACGTCGTCGCCCGCGCGAGCGGGAACGTCATGCTCGTCCCGCCGTCACGGGTGGCCTGA